ggtaatCAGTGTTTAATTACTTACTTTAcggtttaattaatttatatttacgATAGAAAATCTCATTTTTGCAAAGAAGTGTCTAATACTCTCTCAAATTGCCATTAATTTGGgatgatttaaaaagaaaaggctGAATACATATGCTAGCAGTTTAAATTTGTGCGATGTTTTTCATTTAAATACTTAGAAAGAAGTATTGAAAATACCCTTGAATTTAGGGCAAATTCTTAGTTTCAATTTGATCCAAAATTATTAACAGGCTTAAAAATACCTTTCTATTTGACTAACTAAACTTAGATTCACCCCCGATCCATCTCATGACATAGCAAGTGGTCTCAAACTCTTGTACGAGCATGGGATCTTAATAAAAAATCGAGAGAAATGTTGAAAATACCGCTAAACTTGACGAaaatttagggatgtatttcACTCATGCTGTAATATCGGGAGTGTATTTTAGTTCGGTTAGCTAAGAAAAAAGGTATTGTTAAGACTGTCAATAATTCAAGGATGAAACTAATAATCCGGGCCCAATTTAGGAGTGTTTTCAAAGAATAACTTAAATACTTATACTAAAGATTATACCTattgaatacttgcatgatgTTTAAAATGTTCCtattaaacatgtttttgaCAATATAGTTTTTAAACGCTTGATTTTCACGCATTTGACATGTAAATAGTAGTTAGAAAAAATTATGTCGATATTTTCGTAGTTTTTTGGGTTCTTTTCTTCAAAAGTAAATTCAGAAGAAATTTTGTCGATTTTCAAGAGCTCATGTGTTTTCCAATAAATTAGTAAGTGTATCCTTCCTGATCTTTTTATTTGAAAGTTTGATTTTAGTATTTTGCGgtattttattactttttttttcttcttttcaaatcaaattccgcaaataataataataacaacaacaacaacaataataataataataataataatgacataaatattagttgagatcaaatttaaattaaagaacacatttatatattttacttataaTATATGATAAATTTCTTTGATAAACTTTTTAGCTCAGCCGCTGCGAATGGAAACAGGATGGGAACACATTTTGCAAAGAAGTGTCTAATACTCCCTCAAATTGCCTTTAATTTGGaatgatttaaaaagaaaaggctGAATACATATGCTAGCCCTTTAAATTTATGCGATGCTTTTCATTTAAATAGTTAGAGAAATATTGAAAACACATTTAAACTTTGTTCAAATTATCAGTTTCATTCTCAAATTATTGACAGGCTTAGAACACTTTATTACTTGACTAATTAAACTTAGATACACCCTTGATCTGCCACATGACATAACAAGCAGTCTCAAACTCTTGTAGGAGCATAAAatcttgattaaaaaaattgaggtAAGTGTTGAAAACACCCCTAAATTTGGCGATAATTTAGGGGTGTATTTCACTCATGTTATAAGATTGTGGATGTATTTAAGTTTAGTTAAAATTGTGTTTTTAAGGCTGTCAATAGTTCAAggataaaactaataatttgcACTTATGGGGTGTTTTTCAATGAAGGGAAAATGTCCTGATATACCCTTCAACTTTGCTATTTAGAGCTGATATGCCCCCTTTATGAAATTGGCTCATATATACCTCTACCGTTACACAAATGATTCACATATACCCCCATCGTTACAAAAGTTGTTCACATATAACAACCCCCTCCCCCACCTCCCGCCCATGTTACAAAAATAGCTCACATATACCTTTTTCATCTTCAggaagtgaaaaaattatttttttgatttttaataaaaagattCATgtatgtgaatttttttttagcaaagtttaggggtatatataatctttttcacgcatgaattattttttgacttttttgattatctttatttgagtttctaattcttattttatttttattttttcattctttggtgtaaatataaaagaaataaaaaaaaagagtgaatggaaaaaggagaaaaaaatattgtaatttagttttgtatgtatcaaaaaaattggagcatgtataataaattttacaataaaagtagtgagaaaaataaatttgatcatcaaaataataaatttaaattagtcgttgaatcaaaaaataataataataaaattatgtgtGAGAAGGATCAAATAATACCCTTATATGTAGtatctttttaataaaaaaaataaaataaaaatttaaaatttaattttttcacttcTCTTAGGCGAAAAGGGTTTCACTTCAATGAATAACTTAAATACTTATACTAAAGATTATACTTATTGAATACTTGCATTATGTTTAAAATATtcttattaaacatgtttttgaCAATATAGTTTTTTAACCCTTGCTTTTCACGTATTTGACATGTAAATGGTTGTTAGAAGAAATTATGTCGATATTTTCGTTgcttttttggtttttttcttcaaaagtaAATTCAGAAGAAATTTTGTCGATTTTTAAGAGCTCACGTGTTTTCCATTAACTTAGTAAGTGTATCCTGCatgatctttttattttttaattttgatttcagTATTTTAcgatattttatttctttgtttttttccttttcaaataaaattctacAATGAATATATTGCTTTggattaataataataataattaaaaaaaaataaaaaattccatGGTATCTAggaattgaaattaaaaagaatttgtaggattttttttttttttaccccccattttggagaatttatagtgtttccacacttcccctccaatgtgactcgaacccaggacCTACCGGTCGTGGGTGGAGGTGCTTAACCAACTGAGCAAGCCTCACTTGTCTTTTGTAGGAATTAGAGTTGAAGGAAGAGGGATGACACACGCCAGTGAGATTACAATTCCATTGCTTCTTCAAACTGAAAAAGATGAGGTATTTCATTAGCCAACTTTTGTTTTGGCAATTAAATATAGAATTTCTAAGACTCTTTCCTCTCATGTAATTTTAGGTCTATTTCACTATCCTAGCATATTCACCAACTAAGATTTTACACCTTTTggaattttttaatttgaatcgGATCTGGAGGGTAAAGAAATAATGGATCGGGTGAGGTAAGCTTTTAAAGTCATGTtgacatttttaaaattaaaaaaccaGTTTTAAGTTGTTTCTTTTTAATTCATCTTGTtaacgaaaaaaataaatatgcataaaattgTTAAACGATGAAggtatatatacaaaaaaaataatattaaatacaGATATATCTAATCTAAATCGTAAAGTTGATCATATTAAAAGAATATGTAATTGTTTGCTTATTGCATAGTGCTTCTAataaacattttaaaatttcttactCTCTTCCTTTACAGATAGAAGAAGGGAGGAAAGTGGATCATATAATCGACCTAAATGATTTAGACAATTTGTCTATTAAATCGTGGACGATTTCCAAAGTAAAGGTGTGGCTACGTGAATCAAATCCAGATGCTTATACACCAAAGATGGTCtctattggtccttaccataaGAAAAATCCTCAACTTGATTCAATGGAAAAGTACAAAAAATTGTACCTAAGACGATTTCTTCAACGAAAAGAGGGGCTTAATGTGGAAAGTTGCATTAGTGAAATGGTGAAACTGAAGAAGGAAGCACTAGAGTGTTACGACGATATGAAAGACATAGATACTAAAATGTTGTTGCTTGATGGTTGTTTTGTCGTTGAGTTTATTCGAGAGCGTTCTCCAAAAGGAGAAGACAAAATTATCAATATTAATGATTATTACATATGCCGAGACTTGTTGTTACTAGAAAACCAACTTCCTTTCTTTGTCCTAGACCAACTTTATCTCATGACAAAGCAAGATGATGATGAACCATTGGCAATATTGGCAAATgatacatttaattattttggtgGCTTGCCAATAGTGATCCCTGAATCCTTTAGTGAGACAGAATATAATGCAGGAACTATCAAACATTTACTTCATCTACTACACATATTTTCATGTCATGGGAATACCATGAAAAAGTCAAACGATTACAAAACAATGGAAATGGTCATGCCAAATGCAACAGAGCTTTCCGAAGCTGGAGTTAGCTTTGCAAAGGACAGTAATATGAAAAGTTTATTCGATATAAAGTTCGAGAGGGGATTGATGACAATCCCTTGTTTTCGAGTGGAAGATGATACGGAAACCATCCTGCGAAATCTCATTGCTTATGAGCAACAATCATCTGATGTACATCCTATATATTTCAGTGATTACGCAAGTTTCATGGATCAACTTATAGACTCAGACAAAGATGTGAATTTGCTTCGCCAAAAAGGAATCATAGTGAACTATTTAGGAGAGGACAAAGAAGTGgctagcctcttcaacaaaatcGGAAAGGGGGTCACTACGTATCGCGACTTCTATTACAAAGATGAATTCAAAAAAGCAAATAAACATTGTGAAAAAACATGGAACAGAACGATGGCAAGTTTGATGCATAATTATTTTAGTAGTCCTTGGGTAGGAGCTTCAACTGTGGCGGCCATTATATTCCTCATACTCACAGCTATACAAACTATTCTAGCTTTCACAGGTTCCGTTATGTAAGTAGTAATTATTTCAATTCTAGTGTTGATGAGCTTACGAGTTTTTCATGTCCCCCTTGTGTAATGGGTTTTATAGTTGAATGctaatttaattagtttatttcaaGTATCTATACATGTCACCTCCCACAAAGCCAGCACATTAAAATCTCAAAACAAATCCCCTGCCCCTTTTATTTGCATTCATAACATCAGCCAAAAACACCCCATATAAACAATAATACTATCCTCAACACATCTATTTTAGTGAAACAGGGCATATTGTCAATTTTTGGATCAGATTCTCAGAGAGGAAAATCATCTGCACAAAATGGTTTCTTCTTTCCATTCATCTAAAGATCTTGTTCTTTTTTGTTGACGTAGTGAAACATGTCTGATTTATGTTTTAAGTAGATAGGACTTTATTCTAATTTTTCTTGAACTTGTATAAGCTTCATTTGCAGGTTTTTTCATCTGTACCTTTTTAAAGTAGATCGAAATTACCATGAAATTCACAAAGTTTAAttacatgtttttttttcttccgaTAAGGATTAACCAATATCCAACAAAAAAGCACAAAAACATCAATGGTCCGATCTACAAAAGAAAGCACAATCACTTTAAACGGCATTTTAATTAACATTTccctcttctttcttctttttctttaagcTTTCAAACTTTTCAAGTTTGTTACATAGAAAatcttaatatttttatcacCGTAAATTCTTTATGTAATTAAACCAAAATATGTATGTTAAAACTACTACTAAAGGATGATCTAACATACAGTGAATGACTCAATGGGTTCAAGCAATctcattaccttcaacatagAATATAgttccctctctctctctttctctctctctctatttatctatctatcacacacgaaaaatgagaaatcacttaattctgcttgtgcatcccctaaatattatgaatacgtagtggatcatgccgaggctaCATGTACTGCTCCCCCTAGCgcttacggagggtcccataaaggtttcaaaaaacAATTGACCgaaaatcatatcaccaaaatatgcatgggctaacacacatgtaAAATGAGTAAATCccctaattctgcttgtgcggcccctacATGATATGAATATGTCGTGGATCAAgacgaggctacacgtactgatcccctgGATACTTACGGAGGATCCCATAAAGATTTCGAAAAAAAtttgaccgaaagtcatatcaccaaaatattcatggttAACActcacaaaaaatgagaaaatcgtttAATTTCGCTTGttcggcccctaaatgctatgaatatgccGTGGATTGTGTCGAGTCTACACATACTGCTCTCTTAGGTACTTAAGGAGGGTCCTATAAAGGTTTCAGAAAATAATTGATGGAAAGtcaaatcaccaaaatattcattagttaacacatacgaaaaatgagaaGATTGCTTAGTTCCGCTTATGTGGCCCCTAAGTGCTATGAATATGTCGTGGATCGTGTCGAAGCTACACGTACTGCTCCCCTGGGTGTTTACAGAGAGTCTCATAAAGGTTTCGGAAATAAATTGACCGAAAAATATATCGTCAAAATATTCAGgggctagcacacacgaaaaataaaaaaaattgtctaattttgCATTttcggcccctaaatgctattaaTATGTCCTGGATCGTGTCAATACAACACGTAAGGCTCCGCGGGTACTTACAGAGTATCTCGTAAAGGTTTCAGAAAAAATTAACCGAAAGTCATATTATctaaatattcatgggctaacacatacgaaaatcaagaaaatctcctaattccgcttgtgcaacccctaaatgctatgaatacatcATGGATAGTGTCGAGGCTACACATATTGTTCCCTTGGGTACATACAGAGgatcccataaaggtttcagaaaaatattaatcaaaattcatatcaccaaaatattcatgggcaaacacaaacgaaaaatgagaaaatcaactaattctgcttgtgcgtctgctaaatgctatgaatacatcGTGGATCATGCCGATCTACACGTACTTCTCTCCCGaatacttacggagggtcccataaaggttttaaaaaaattgaccgaaagtcatatcaccaaaatattcatgggctaacacacgtaAAATGAGAAAACCACCAAATTCTACTTGTACGGttcctaaatgttatgaatacacCGTTGACCGTGCTGAAACTACACGTACTTCTCCTTTGGGTACTTACAGAGGGTTCCACAAAGGTTTCAAAAAGaattgaccgaaagtcatatgaccaaaatattcaaaggctaacacactcgaaaattgagaaaaattacctaatttcgcttgtgttgcccctaaatgatatgaataCATCGtgtatcatattgagactactCGTACTGATCCCCTGCGTACTTAAGGAAGGTACCATAAAGGTTtcgaaaaaatatttgactaaaagtcatatcaccaaaata
This sequence is a window from Solanum dulcamara chromosome 10, daSolDulc1.2, whole genome shotgun sequence. Protein-coding genes within it:
- the LOC129871690 gene encoding putative UPF0481 protein At3g02645 isoform X1, whose amino-acid sequence is MTHASEITIPLLLQTEKDEIEEGRKVDHIIDLNDLDNLSIKSWTISKVKVWLRESNPDAYTPKMVSIGPYHKKNPQLDSMEKYKKLYLRRFLQRKEGLNVESCISEMVKLKKEALECYDDMKDIDTKMLLLDGCFVVEFIRERSPKGEDKIININDYYICRDLLLLENQLPFFVLDQLYLMTKQDDDEPLAILANDTFNYFGGLPIVIPESFSETEYNAGTIKHLLHLLHIFSCHGNTMKKSNDYKTMEMVMPNATELSEAGVSFAKDSNMKSLFDIKFERGLMTIPCFRVEDDTETILRNLIAYEQQSSDVHPIYFSDYASFMDQLIDSDKDVNLLRQKGIIVNYLGEDKEVASLFNKIGKGVTTYRDFYYKDEFKKANKHCEKTWNRTMASLMHNYFSSPWVGASTVAAIIFLILTAIQTILAFTGSVM
- the LOC129871690 gene encoding putative UPF0481 protein At3g02645 isoform X2, with translation MVSIGPYHKKNPQLDSMEKYKKLYLRRFLQRKEGLNVESCISEMVKLKKEALECYDDMKDIDTKMLLLDGCFVVEFIRERSPKGEDKIININDYYICRDLLLLENQLPFFVLDQLYLMTKQDDDEPLAILANDTFNYFGGLPIVIPESFSETEYNAGTIKHLLHLLHIFSCHGNTMKKSNDYKTMEMVMPNATELSEAGVSFAKDSNMKSLFDIKFERGLMTIPCFRVEDDTETILRNLIAYEQQSSDVHPIYFSDYASFMDQLIDSDKDVNLLRQKGIIVNYLGEDKEVASLFNKIGKGVTTYRDFYYKDEFKKANKHCEKTWNRTMASLMHNYFSSPWVGASTVAAIIFLILTAIQTILAFTGSVM